One Malania oleifera isolate guangnan ecotype guangnan chromosome 9, ASM2987363v1, whole genome shotgun sequence DNA segment encodes these proteins:
- the LOC131165069 gene encoding uncharacterized protein LOC131165069, translating to MELPVIDLAPYLDFVASSDEHSSLDPKLRSLCEEVSRSLRETGALLVKDPRCSAEDNDRFIDMMEKYFQRPDDFKRLQERPHLHYQVGVTPEGVEVPRSLVDEEMQGKLRAMPKEFQPSIPIGPDPKWRYMWRVGPRPSETRFQELNSEPVVPEGFPEWKDTMNSWGYKMISAIEAVADMAAIGFGLPKDAFTSLMKQGPHLLAPTGSDLERHGQEGTVFAGYHYDLNFLTIHGRSRFPGLNIWLRNGQKVEVKVPIGCLLIQTGKQIEWLTAGDCMAGMHEVVVTNRTIDAINSACQQNRSLWRVSSTCFAHIASDAVLKPLGHFSEFPHAYKYPPICTGDYVEQELAVINLKGSKGNT from the exons ATGGAGCTTCCGGTGATAGATCTGGCCCCTTACCTGGACTTCGTTGCTTCGTCGGATGAGCATTCAAGCCTCGACCCGAAACTGAGAAGTCTCTGCGAAGAGGTGAGCCGGAGCCTGAGGGAGACCGGAGCCCTTCTCGTCAAGGATCCGAGATGTTCCGCCGAAGACAACGATCGCTTCATCGATATGATGGAGAAGTATTTCCAGCGTCCCGATGACTTCAAGCGCCTTCAAGAGCGTCCCCACCTTCACTACCAG GTTGGGGTAACACCTGAAGGAGTTGAAGTTCCACGCAGTCTGGTTGATGAAGAAATGCAGGGAAAACTACGAGCAATGCCGAAGGAGTTTCAACCATCCATCCCCATAGGACCAGATCCTAAGTGGCGATACATGTGGAGAGTGGGTCCTCGACCATCAGAGACCCGTTTTCAG GAACTAAATTCTGAGCCTGTTGTTCCGGAGGGATTTCCGGAATGGAAAGATACAATGAACTCTTGGGGATACAAAATGATATCTGCAATTGAG GCTGTGGCTGACATGGCAGCAATTGGGTTTGGCTTGCCCAAGGATGCCTTCACATCTCTTATGAAGCAG GGACCACATCTGCTTGCTCCAACAGGCAGTGACCTTGAACGACATGGCCAGGAGGGAACTGTGTTTGCAGGATATCACTATGACCTTAACTTTCTGACAATTCATGGTAGAAGTAGATTCCCTGGTCTAAATATTTGGCTAAGAAATGGGCAAAAAGTAGAAGTGAAGGTTCCAATAGGATGCCTTCTCATTCAGACGGGAAAGCAG ATAGAATGGTTGACTGCAGGGGATTGCATGGCTGGCATGCATGAAGTTGTTGTTACTAATAGGACAATTGATGCAATTAATTCGGCATGTCAACAAAATCGCAGTCTATGGAGAGTATCCTCAACT TGTTTTGCCCACATAGCATCCGATGCTGTGCTAAAGCCTTTAGGCCATTTTTCTGAGTTTCCACATGCTTACAAGTATCCGCCTATTTGTACGGGAGACTATGTTGAACAAGAGCTTGCGGTTATCAATCTCAAAGGAAGTAAAGGGAATACTTGA
- the LOC131165068 gene encoding exocyst complex component SEC15A-like, whose product MPGHAKRRSVAENGDAGEDSFLATSIGNGMDLGPVVRHAFEVGRPEALLQQLKSVVKKKEVEIEDLCKTHYEEFILAVDELRGVLVDAEELKSELSSDNFRLQEIGNASLLKVDQLLESYSIKKNVTEAIKMSKNCVQVLELCKKCNNHISEGRFYHALKIVDVLEGKCSHSVPVKALRMVIQNRIPVIKLHIEKRACSDFNEWLVHIRSSAKGIGQTAIGHAAAARQREISADHDQKQTGGLAANRLGGRGDSVLYTLDVATQTEEESVLKFDLAPVHRAYHIHTCLGIQEKFRDYYYKNRLLQLNSDLEISSTQPFLDYYQSFLAQIAGYFIVEDRVLRVAGGLLLANQVDVMWETAVSKMISVLEEQFSHHIDSAAHLLAVKDYVTLLGVTLTPYGYQVGSLLEALDSSRNKYHVLLLEDCRQRIVSVIANDSYEQMLMKKETDYNMNVLAFRLQTSEIMPAFPYIAPFSSMVPDACRIVASFIKESVDYLSGGGQLEFYNFLKKYLDRLLIDVLNEVILHKIHSGTTGVSQAMQIAANTAFLERACDFFVQHAAEQCGISVRSVERPQGSLTAKVVLKTSRDAAYLALLNLVNNKLDEFMALSENISWTSEETPHLGHDYVNEVVIYLDTLMSTAQQILPLDALYKVGSGALDHISNSIVGAFLSDGVKRFNANAVSRINNDIKMLENFADEKFHSTGLSEIYREGGLRGCLIEARQLINLLSSSQPENFMNPVIRQKNYSTLDYKKVACICEKFKDSSDGLFGSLSNRNTKQTAKKKSMDMLKRRLRDFN is encoded by the coding sequence ATGCCCGGACACGCCAAGAGGAGAAGTGTGGCAGAAAATGGAGATGCTGGGGAGGACTCGTTCCTCGCTACGTCGATCGGGAACGGGATGGATTTGGGTCCAGTCGTGAGGCATGCTTTTGAAGTGGGGCGGCCTGAAGCTCTCCTCCAACAGCTCAAGAGTgttgtgaagaagaaagaagttGAAATTGAGGATCTGTGCAAGACCCATTATGAGGAATTCATCCTCGCAGTCGATGAGCTTCGCGGCGTCTTGGTTGATGCTGAGGAGCTGAAAAGCGAGCTGTCGAGTGATAATTTTAGGCTGCAAGAGATTGGGAATGCTTCTTTGCTTAAGGTCGATCAGCTTCTTGAGTCCTACTCGATCAAGAAGAATGTGACAGAAGCCATCAAGATGTCAAAGAACTGTGTGCAAGTGTTGGAGCTTTGTAAGAAGTGCAACAATCACATTTCTGAGGGCAGATTCTACCATGCTTTGAAAATTGTTGATGTGCTTGAAGGGAAGTGCTCGCATAGCGTCCCAGTGAAGGCGCTAAGGATGGTGATACAGAACAGAATACCAGTAATAAAACTGCATATTGAGAAGAGGGCATGTAGTGATTTTAATGAATGGCTTGTTCACATAAGGAGCTCGGCTAAGGGCATCGGACAGACCGCAATAGGGCACGCTGCAGCAGCCCGTCAGAGGGAGATCTCAGCTGATCATGATCAGAAACAAACAGGGGGACTAGCAGCCAATCGCTTGGGGGGTCGAGGGGATTCGGTACTATACACCCTAGATGTTGCAACACAAACTGAGGAAGAATCCGTTCTGAAGTTTGATCTAGCGCCTGTTCACCGCGCATATCACATTCACACTTGCCTTGGGATCCAAGAGAAGTTTCGCGACTACTACTACAAGAATAGGCTGCTGCAGCTAAATTCCGACTTGGAGATCTCCTCAACCCAGCCTTTTCTTGATTACTACCAAAGCTTTCTGGCTCAGATTGCAGGGTACTTCATAGTCGAGGATCGAGTGTTGAGAGTTGCTGGCGGGTTATTGTTGGCTAATCAAGTCGATGTGATGTGGGAGACCGCTGTTTCAAAGATGATCTCAGTGCTGGAGGAACAGTTCTCCCACCATATAGATTCTGCAGCCCATTTGCTGGCAGTCAAGGATTATGTGACCCTGCTTGGAGTCACTCTCACACCGTATGGTTACCAAGTGGGATCACTGCTCGAGGCTCTGGACAGCAGCAGAAACAAATACCATGTGCTTCTGTTAGAAGACTGCAGGCAGAGAATTGTCAGTGTCATTGCCAATGACTCGTACGAGCAGATGCTGATGAAAAAAGAAACAGACTACAACATGAATGTGCTTGCATTTCGCCTGCAAACCTCGGAGATCATGCCTGCTTTCCCTTACATCGCGCCCTTCTCCTCCATGGTTCCCGATGCTTGTCGCATCGTGGCATCCTTCATCAAGGAATCAGTGGACTACTTGTCCGGCGGGGGGCAACTTGAGTTCTACAATTTCTTAAAGAAGTACTTGGACAGACTGCTGATAGATGTTTTGAACGAGGTCATCCTCCATAAGATCCACAGCGGCACCACCGGGGTGTCCCAGGCGATGCAGATCGCTGCAAACACAGCTTTCCTCGAAAGAGCTTGCGATTTTTTCGTGCAACACGCGGCCGAACAGTGCGGGATCTCGGTGAGATCGGTGGAAAGGCCTCAGGGCAGCTTAACAGCAAAAGTGGTTCTGAAGACTTCCAGGGACGCAGCCTACCTTGCTTTGTTGAACTTGGTGAACAACAAATTGGATGAGTTCATGGCGCTCTCGGAAAACATTAGTTGGACATCGGAGGAGACGCCCCATCTGGGACACGATTACGTGAACGAGGTAGTAATCTACCTGGACACGCTGATGTCAACGGCGCAGCAAATTTTGCCATTGGATGCTCTGTACAAGGTAGGGAGCGGAGCTCTTGACCACATTTCGAATTCCATAGTGGGGGCTTTTCTAAGCGATGGAGTAAAGAGGTTCAATGCAAATGCAGTTTCGAGGATCAACAATGATATAAAGATGTTGGAGAATTTCGCAGACGAGAAGTTTCACAGCACTGGGTTGAGTGAGATATACAGGGAAGGTGGGTTGAGAGGGTGCTTGATCGAAGCAAGGCAACTGATAAACCTTCTTTCGAGCAGCCAGCCGGAGAATTTCATGAATCCTGTGATAAGGCAGAAGAACTACAGCACCTTGGATTATAAGAAGGTGGCCTGCATATGCGAGAAGTTCAAGGATTCCTCAGATGGGCTGTTTGGGAGTCTTTCCAACAGGAACACAAAGCAGACTGCTAAGAAGAAATCAATGGACATGTTGAAAAGAAGACTCAGAGATTTTAATTGA
- the LOC131165071 gene encoding protein LIM1, with protein MKLFGTSNALPLMCMLVMAGLVEHGMSHTCASTFFSALVQLIPCRAAVAPFSPIPPSEACCNAVKNLGQPCLCVLVNGPPISGVDRNMAIQLPEKCTANFEPCEIQG; from the exons ATGAAGCTCTTCGGCACTAGTAACGCTCTTCCACTAATGTGCATGCTGGTGATGGCAGGGCTGGTAGAACATGGCATGAGCCATACCTGTGCCAGCACTTTCTTCTCTGCTCTTGTGCAGCTGATACCTTGCCGGGCAGCGGTTGCCCCATTTAGCCCCATCCCCCCAAGCGAGGCGTGCTGCAACGCTGTGAAGAACCTTGGGCAGCCTTGCTTGTGTGTGCTTGTCAATGGCCCACCCATATCTGGGGTTGACAGGAACATGGCTATACAGCTTCCTGAGAAGTGCACGGCAAACTTTGAGCCAT GTGAAATTCAGGGGTAA